The window GTAAGACGAAAAGAAAATTTCATATATGAAGTAGgaaataaggtgatgaaatacaagtgtttgtgtgtgtgtgtgtgtatatatatataaaaaagattccaaaaatctaagcaaaaaaggtCATTTTCAATGGGTTTGattgaaattcattaaaaatttatagatgagtcaatatacaaaatttaagaaagataacatgtgatttggactgatttggtatcaaaattcgtagttaaaatcgaattcaattttttttctacGACACATGTATTAAGCATATATCTCACACAGAGATATACATGTGagacatttgatacaaatataatACATATGTAATATACAGTGTGATACACATCATTTTTTCATGTTCATTTTCTAcatcgaattttcaattcaaaccacctcaaaaatCCACCAAATCATCCCCAAATtgagattcaaactccttaagatgcaccaaatctattctaataacacccacCCAAAATAAAGCAAAAATTtaacccttttttttttttactacaaatagctaattagctaatattggtaatatttggctaatattagtaatattttatgaattggccaatttttgtaataagctacttataaatggacatagctggTAGTTTCCCTAAAGTTTATGTATACATAAACTAAATAGTATAGAACACATTGCCCCGGGAAAAAAAACCACATCCGCGATTACAAGAAGGAAAATAATGAATATTTTCTCAAGTGTCAAATAATTCATACAATgatttttccttttcttccttttttttgtgCCTTCATTGCCCATTCGCCATGTGATTGTTGGCTCAAGTTCACAAAACCACTTCCAATCTTACACTTTCATTGGACTCTAACCGTGCCATCTTGCTTCAAAGTCACGAGACTGTTCTCGATGTTCCTTAGAACAGGTGTATAGCTGGAAAATATTTAAAGGGTAGTTAATAACAAAAAGGTTATCAGTGACTCTGTTTATGAAGATGGATTGCCAGAACAAAACAAGCTTAAGACTAAGCGAGATTAGATGCATACATGCGAGTGAGACTATTGTATGCTTGCGTGGCCTGCTGGAGCCGTGCATTGAGCTGCAAGATTTCAGCAGACAGTGCTTCTGCTTTGCTCTGCTCTTTAGCTAGCTGACTCTAAACGAATAACCAATTGGAAGGACATCAATGAGAAAAAAAGCTGTGtcataaccaactattcaaaagttGCTGTATACATGCACGAATGAAAAGAGTAGCTCTTTTATTAAGGTTCTAATGCATCCTCATGATTGCTATTTGACCTAATGAATGTACACGGCACAGGTGACAATTGCCTATAGCATTTCAAGATATAAGtgaaccagattcaaattcagatAGCACATGGTAACAATATTCTATAAACAATGAAAAAGATTTCGATAAATTACCTTGATGGAGAAGATTTCAGCATATTGTGTGCCTTGAATTTCATTTTTGCTGCCTTTGATAGATCCTGAGACGCCTTGCTGGATTAGGTTGTTTGCAGTTGCTATTGCAGCTTGGTCTGTCCTCAACTTATCTAATATGGCACGAAGCTCCTCATTTTGCTTGAGACAATCTTTGACCTGCATGGGAGTACCTCAAAAAAATAATGCCTTTGACCAAAAGAGAAAACCATTCGGAACATTGGAGCTACATTACTGTGGGTGTAATAAATTACTataaaatttgaagaaaacaaTCTCATTCACCAAAGAAAGAAATACATTCAACCAACTGATTTCATCTAAAGGCAGAAGTTAGATAAATGAGAGTGTCGTTCTATATAAGAATTTTGCTGAAGCACAGCTAATGCTGGAGTAAGGAAGAAAATCATGTGTAGCCAAAGGAGTATTTGACCAAATATCATCCCTAGTTCTACCCTAACTTCATTTCGTATTCCACTTAACAAACCACATCCTTAAAGTTTTCAAAACTTAGCCAAAATTATCCCCACCATTAATTTTTCATCTTTTCTAACAGAATTCTCTCTTTCGTTACGTGCATTGCTTCGTCTTTTCTTCTTCTAAATAATTTCCAATAAACAGTTCAAAGACTAATTGGCCGGACACTAAACCAGCAATTCTAAATACCTTCTCCAAAAATTTACCCTTTCTTCTCTTTACATTCAAAACCTCTCAGATCCAACCCTTGTCACTAGATTCCTCATATGTAAAGAaagatcaggagagagagagagagagagagagagagagagagagagagagagagagagagagagaacggGAAAGGGTAAACTATCGAGATGAGACTGTAGAAATAGAAAATCATGTAATAAACCTTACAGATATATGACATGCACTTTATCAAGAAAAATGAAACCATTATTCAATTTATAAGCTAAAGCCCAGAATATGTTCTTCTTTTCCTTCGTATACCCAGAAAACTTGACTTACTTAGTATGGTGAGTTTGGTCTTAATTTAGCTACTAACAAAGAGATGCAAGAAGTTGTATGGGAAGAAGGTTTTGATCGGGCAGTTTGGAACTAAAAGACTCATTCCTGATCCCTCGATGGAGAAAGAGCTTAGAGCCAGAAACTATTGAAGGTGTTACAGTTTTGCTAAAATATTTCATTCAGCAATTGGTTTTGTTCTTTAAAGAGATTGTGGGGGgaaaaaaggaaaacaagaaaCGAGACATGAAGTCCACGTGATAAATGGATGCTCCGTTAGAAAAAGCTGAAAAAGCAAACAGAGGATGTTTTTGGTTAAGTTTAAGGGTTTGTTGCCTGTTAAGTGAGATAATAGGAGGATGTAAAGAAAGTTAGGGTGAAATAATAGGGATGATCTATTCTGACTTGAAGAGAGGTTAGACATCTTTTTTCTTGTCAATGGTACTATTAGCGCTTCAAAGTTTGATATCAATCAACAGATGTTTCTTGACACATAAGACCAAGACTATTGGGTTTGAGAAGGGTTAACAAGTTGCAGGACTGATTTGCCTAGTTCTTCCCAGTAACTTATGCAATTATCCATACTTTTTTATTGGCGAAATACATAAACGGCCCCTTTAAGTTGTCCTTAACGACCAAACAAACACCTCAACTGACCCATTTACCATTTAGACACTTCAAGTGGCTATTTAGTGTATCAAGTAAATACCGGAGTGCAGCAAACCATATGTGTGAGTTACACTTGCTAATGACGTGTCAAATGAACCAATTAAAGAACGACACGtgtaatttgaattaaaaaaaacgAAATACATTTAAagcaaaaaaaaatctttttcctTACTTTTAACCAAACCAccacccccccctccccccttcaTCTTCTTGCTTTGACCTGTCAGCGTCCCCCATCCCCTTTCTCCAAATCCACCTTCATCCCAAGTCCCAACAAATTAAATGTAGCTACTGACTACACATTGAGGAGCGATACGTAAGCTACGCTACTTTAAGCCCAATTTCAAAAATTGAAGAACACAAGAGTAGAAGAATATAGCAGTTTTCTTCGGCGTTCTTCCGACTTGCTCAAATTTTTTAATCCAATCTCAGTTGTTACTTCACCACGTGAGTCCAAACTTGAAATGAGAACTCTAATCAACACTGATATCAAACCCCGATACCCAATTTTTACAAGCAACAACAAAATCAAAAGACCCAGTCGTTGTCTTCTTCGAATAGACTTCAAAAATTTCGAACCAAAGCCAATCGAATCAACTCCAATCGACCTAAATCCGCAGATTCCGTTTCACAAAGAAGTTTTCAACAAAGGTTTCAAACACCCAATCAATTTCGACCTCCAATTTTCAGATCAAAACAACCCAGCTTCTTCCACGATGTTGGACAATGAAGAACGATGGAACACGAACTCAAATTTCAAGAGCTGTGATGGGTATCGAAGACTTCGTTCCAAATTTGAAGTCTAGAGCAATGGCAAGGATTAAATGCAGATCAATTCATCGTTTTAATACCAGATAATGAAGAACAAAGATGCATAACAACGCACTCAAGCAAATTTTTCTAATTTTGTTTAAATTTTtttgtaattaattaattttttttttaattttttgatttGATTACTGAAAAAATGAGTTCATGCACCCAAGACTTTGTTAGCAAACACGCATATGCCACATCAGCAATATGTGTTTACTTGATACACTTAATAGCCACTTGAAGTGTCTAAATGGTAAATGGGTCAGTTGAGGTGTTTGTTTGGTTGTTACGGACAGCTTAAAGGGCCTGCTTATGTATTTCGCCTTTTTTATTTCCAACCTTATGAGAGAAACGGCACTCATAGTTCCCTTCCTCCAATCCAACAACCTTTTTTTTTGATAAGTACCAATCCATCACCTATTTATTACAATCGAAGATTATGTTAAAAGTAAGGTATAAGAGATAACAGCAGTTACTTACAGTAGAACCATGCAATGTGGTCTAGCGAAAGTAAAGCATGATTTACCACTATTGAAGCAGGACACGGAAGAAATTACATAGAAGAATATCTTAAAGATCCTGCAAAGTAATGTGCATAGGCACCACACCATCTGTTCATCCTCATTTAACTTCAAGATCTTGAAAATACCTGATTCTCCCACTGCACAGCCACCCCTAGAGCTTCTTGATGAGCGGACGAGAGattataattttcctcaaatagCCTCTCTATCTCCGAGGATTGTGAATCAATCTGAAAACAACAGAATAGAATGGTTTCcaatttcacataacaaaatgagaagaaaaagaaagacagATAGAGGTTTTACCTCCATTAGAAGTTTCTGCCGGCTACTTTCCAATCTTTCAATGGCCACAGCCATATCATGTAATTGCTTTTCAAGCCTCACCTTGTCTTCCTGAAAGGGTGGAATAAGACCTTAAACTAACATCATTCCACCAAAACTTTATAATACATAATCTCGTTTTGAACAGGCGTTATAATATATAACCCTTGGACCATAGAGTTACCAAAGTACAACGGAACTTTTTTGAAGGGGCCAAAAGGATAAAGGGAATTAGCTAGAAAGTTAGCATGGTAAATAGaccaaaagaaacaaaaatgaaATTGAGGAACAGTTTTACAAAGCAAAAACTGAGTCAACAGGGCAATTACACACAATGGGATTTAGCGGCATGATTTAAAAAACAACAATTTTAATCTCACTGGACGAGCATGTTCCTTGTCTACAGAAAAACATAATAAAACTCAAATTTAAAACGTTCAAAAATATTATCAACTGCAGACACATTGATTACCCCCGAGAATGTCTTCTGGGATGCCTTTCCGGTGACTTCATCTGTAATACGCATAACAGAAATACAGAAAAGATCAACAGATATCACGAGAAAGCCAACTGGTTGTTAAATGATAGATAATAAATACAAGACCAAAGTTCATATAACGCAAATGATTTCTAGTTAACTATCTTCGGTGATTCTTGTTTCTTATTCACTTCCTAAATTTTGTAGTGACTGTACTAATCTCACATTGTTTGCACCCCCCTCACTTGCTTCAATATGACCTACATTACTTTCTATTAATATTGATTGACATGAATTTATTGGATAATAACCTTCATCAATCCACATAGACTCTTCTGACATTGTTGAGTGCACACCCAATTTTTGAGCTTATAACTACTATTTTGCCTTTTCCTCCGAAGTCTTTCTTTTCCTTAATCTTGGGATAAATCTCTTGAACTAATAAAATAGCCATTGCTTTTCTCCCTCTTTtgataagtttaaaaaaaaaaatttgataaGGACTTTTCTCCCTCTTTTTCCCCCGATAATGATCCAATAGCCATTGCCTTTATTTGCTGGCCAGAAAAGAAATAGTTATACCAACAATTCAATATTTTCAGCTATTTCCAGCATTCTATCGCTTTCCTTTCTAAATAACCTTTTAGATCTTGTTTCCAATGTCTGACTACCCTCCATCCTCCGTCCTAGATAATCTCAGGCCTGATCAACCTGCACTACTTCAACCAGAACATATCTCCACATCTATTGAAGTTTCAAAAGACCTTGTACAGGTacaattaattttttcttttttccattttCGACTTACTTTTCCAATTCCCCCAAATGCTAGTCTTAAGATGAGCAAAGCCAGTTGAGTATCTTCTTATCAAGTAgaatttttccaacaaaatttttCTTCCTTTCAACAAGCTCGTACACAGTGCAATATTTCCTATGAATTTGTTTGACTTCAAATCATTTTTCCCCGATGAGTAAGAAATATTacgaaggggagccttggcgtaactggtaaagttgttgccatgagACCAGATGGTCACGGAtttgagccgtggaaacagcctcttgcagaaatacaaGGTAAGGCTGCGTatgatagacccttgtggtccggcccttccccggaccccgcgcatagcgggatcttagtgcaccgggctgccctttttgaGTAAGAAATATTAACTTCTCCATATGCAAATGAAAAAATAGCACTGATTATTTTCTCGTCATCACAATGAGGCCTTTTAATCTTCACAAAGAACTAGCATTTTAATATGTTGACTTTTTGAACTTTTATAGAATAATGTGTATAACTTGAATGTGGATAACGTAGTTTCACTATTCCCATGAACTTTCAGCTCCGAAAAATTCCTAttgatatttaaaaaaaagtCAGAAGTAAGCAAGCAGTCAAGTCATAAATAAAGATCCAAAAATTCCTTAAGCCTTTATTCGGGATGTATCATGGTTCAGCAAAAATAACAACAAACAGTAGTGCTTGTATTTACTTTTATACTAATTCTAAAAGCTAGGCACTTCAAATCTAACAAAATTGAATGATAAATACCTGAGACCTTATTGGACATAACAGCAAGCTTCTCTTCCAAATCCTGCTTTTGAGAAGTTAGTGCAGATATGCGCGCTTGCTCCTCCACTAACTGCTGTCTTTCTTGTTGCCTCAACAGGGTCATTTGCTGTAATTTTAAAATGGTATagcaaataaaataaagcattaaGAGAGAATCCAGAAAACATAAACAAACAATGTACCTTTTTTTTTTATGAGGTAAGATAAACAAACAATGTACCTCTAATTGAGATTTTAGATTTGCTAGCTCCTTCTCCATAACATGCATATGATCTGGCGGATAATTCATTGGATTTACACCACTAACAGGACCGGACATTGCTTGCTGCTGTAATGAGTTAAGTTCTGCTCTTAGCAATGCTGCATCCTCTTCAGCCTAATCCCAAAAGGATTCACAATGTATTAAGGTATACCATTCCACGACAACTCATTTTAATGCAAGAAAATATATGCATACCCGATATTGTTCTTCTTCTACTTCCTTCACACGTTTCTTAATTGCACGAAGCTGAGCTGAAAGATCCTCCTATATTTGAATAACAGGGTTCATATGAAAAATGAAGATAGAGCAAATATAAGGCTGAAAGAAGCTATGGAATGGTAGTAGAAATGATGCGTACTCGTGCAACAACTGCTGCATCCTTTTCCATGGCAACATCCTTGAGTGCTTTTCTTAATGAAGGTACAGTATTTTGCTCCTGCACTTCGAAAGAAAAGTAAGTGAAGGCACCATCTACTGAAAAGAGGTCTCAAAAATCTTACCTAAATTCCCTTTTCTTCCTCCTTTGAGTGAATGATAAGATAAATTTCAGAGTGGTTTATCATCTAAGGAAAAGGATCCAAATGTGCAGACATACTCCCTCAGTCCATTTTATGTAAAGATCGTTGACTagacacgaagtttaagaaagagAGAAGAAAGACTTTGAAATTTAAACAAGTCATAtgcatttgtgtggctataaaaggtaaaattgaaaatttaaagttaaattgttccTAAATATAAAAAAGTGATATTCCTTTTCTTGacaaactaaaaaggaaaagAGTGTTACATGAAATGGGAAAGAGGGAGTATTTCAATAGTGAAAGAGCAACTAAGTACTATTGATGTACTAATATCTTAAATTTAAAGTAAATTTGTAGCATCATGGCGTCATCCACGTATAAACAGAATAGTGCTAGATTATGAGATAAAGACCGTATCATAAGGTAATGATATTTGTTTCATATTCCAATGTCTATGACTAACAGCAACAATGTCCACTGCTTACATCATACTTCATCAAAGTCCTTATATTCACTCCCAATACTTGTTGATAGTTTAAAGTAACAATCATTAAAGGGACATTATCAGATGTTACTGTGGCGTAACAGAGATGTGGTAACGAGTGGTGTTTGAGCTTCAGAAGGGGTTATTTTGATTGGGAAGTTGAAGGATGGCTACCTTGCTGCAAAAATTAAGTCTGGTATCACTAGATGCTGAAAATGAGGATTCTTTGCTATGGATTGGACAAAGAAATGGTGTTTTCTCTGTACAATCCTGCAATAAAATTTTCGTTGCCTTGGAGGATCAATTGGGAAGCCAAAATTCCTTACAAAGTGATATGTATCAGCTGGATATTGGCTCATGATGGATATTTTGAGGTTATTGGTCACCTTTGGCATCTCATTTTCATTATCTTTGGGATCAAACAGGTCATTCCAGCAACCAGTAAGAATCTCCTCTGCAGCTGGATGTATTtcaaaggaaataagaagctgAAAATCATACAGAGGGCTATATGGAGGGCAAGAAACTTGAGGTGTTTTGCGGGCCAAGAAATTCCTATACAGGTGCTGAAATTTAAATATCCATGTAACTTAGCTACATGGTGTAATCTGGAGAATATGTATGATGACGGGAGACCGCTAGATTTTATAGATTCATAGCAGAGTTGAGCTTTATTCTATTCTGGCAGATGTAATATCCTGTACTCTCTTAGTGCTGGAACTTTCTATGAATTCAAAAAGGGACATTTTCGATTTCAAGGATCAGTAGAATTCCATAAACTCTTTAAAAACATTCAGAAAATTGATGACTTTCCAATAACTGATCATATAACTAATGTTTTCCAGAAGTACCCATTCTATCTATCTGTGGGCTATTTACATGACTGGTTCCGTTGTAGAATTATCACAAAAAACAGCATCCTTTCCCTATGACAAAAATGAATAAATACAGCATCATTTACCAGATCATTAAGACGCTTTTGCAACATGTTGTTCTCGGCTTCTTTTGTCTGAAGCTGAACAAGCAAAATTATAGAAGAAATCATGAACCATGAGAGATATTCATTAATACACTGACAAATTATTCtataagagaaaaaaaaaaaaaacctttaaGGCCAGTGCTCTATTTGCTTCATCCAGTTCTgcattatttttttgaatttgtttCAATTGAGAAACTAAACCACTCATATCATTCTGCAGTTTGCCAATTAAGCATTCACAATAGGGAGGGGGGGAAATAAAAAATTGAACAGAAGAGAAGTGCACATTGAGACCTCTGATAGTCGAGTTGCACTCTCAGATCTTTTAATCCCCACAACCTCTggccaaaaataaaaataataattaagatgaggagaagaaaagagaaaaggGTTCAGAAGATTAAAGCTTACCATTAGGGATATTGGTAAGATCGGGTCCAGAAGAGGTTTTGCTTAATCTCTCTGCTGCTCTCTTTTGACGAATTTCTTCCAACTGAAAAATGTTATATGCAAGATCATAAGCAGCGCAGCGCGGAAGAAACGACGACAACTTGCGCAGGTATAAAATTCTTACCGTTCGACGGCCAAGGGAGGCGTGGCGAGAGTCCATACCGGAAACCCAATCAATCTCAGACTCCTGCTTTGCCTAAATCAAATCCTTTTTGCTGTAGCCTGTATGTGTACAAATTAGGGgtgtgtgtttggtacgaagaaaTTCCCATTTTACAAAGTAGAAAATGAGTAAGATTACTACTGAAtcatggaaaaatattttttgttataccaaacacaccctaggGGTCACAACTGCAATTATAGAACATAGTTTTGGGGAATATTTTTATTGTGTAAAAACTTTAGATAAATACATTTACTTTAATAAATTCACCTTTTATCTTGGAATATGTAAAAAATTTACTTATATGAATAATGGGATCTGTTTTATACATGATATGTATCTAAAATGCAAAATAGATTCTTTACCGCAAAAAGGTGTTACAAGACCTTCAAGGTCTAAACGGtcatgtactgatttttatgttAATAAACACGTTGAACAGGAACGAGGAGTTCCAATGTTAGTTATAAATTATAAGcccattaataatattttaaagtggATTAGATATTCAATCCCTAATAAAAAGAATTTATTTGATAGATTGCATGATGccattatattttcaaattttgatttaaaatctggttat is drawn from Nicotiana tomentosiformis chromosome 12, ASM39032v3, whole genome shotgun sequence and contains these coding sequences:
- the LOC104087887 gene encoding uncharacterized protein, whose protein sequence is MDSRHASLGRRTLEEIRQKRAAERLSKTSSGPDLTNIPNEVVGIKRSESATRLSENDMSGLVSQLKQIQKNNAELDEANRALALKLQTKEAENNMLQKRLNDLEQNTVPSLRKALKDVAMEKDAAVVAREDLSAQLRAIKKRVKEVEEEQYRAEEDAALLRAELNSLQQQAMSGPVSGVNPMNYPPDHMHVMEKELANLKSQLEQMTLLRQQERQQLVEEQARISALTSQKQDLEEKLAVMSNKVSDEVTGKASQKTFSGEDKVRLEKQLHDMAVAIERLESSRQKLLMEIDSQSSEIERLFEENYNLSSAHQEALGVAVQWENQVKDCLKQNEELRAILDKLRTDQAAIATANNLIQQGVSGSIKGSKNEIQGTQYAEIFSIKSQLAKEQSKAEALSAEILQLNARLQQATQAYNSLTRIYTPVLRNIENSLVTLKQDGTVRVQ